From the Lactobacillus johnsonii genome, the window AGATTATAGAAAGTGTCATTGTTATGAAAAAATTATCCGACAAAGTAACTTTTAAACATGGTGCAGTTATTAATAATCGAATGGTGCAACCACCGATGCTTACCAACAGTGGGTTAAATGGCATGGTTAGTGAAGATACAATTTCTTATTGGAAAGCACGTGCAAATTCTGCAGGTTTAGTAATTTCAGAATATAATTATGTGAGCCCAGCAGGTGGACCTGCAATCACTTGGGCGGATAATAGAACACAATTAGCCGTTTATGATGATAAGTTTTTACCTGGTTTGACTAAGATGGCAAAAACGATGAAATCAGGAGGGAATAAGGCCCTACTTCAAATTGCCCATACAGGACGAGAAGCAAATTATCGTGCACATTTAGGGTTGCCAGTATATGCTCCAGATAGTGCCAATTATCCATTTTTACCTTATGGAGTTCAGGCTTTCACTACTGAACAAGTAGAACAAGTTGTTAAAGATTTTGGTAGAGCGACTAAGCGAGCAATTGAAGCTGGTTTTGATGGAGTAGAGATTCACGGTGCCAATCATTATTTAATTCAACAGTTCTTTTCTCGCTTTTCAAATCATCGTCAAGATAAGTGGGGAGATTACGAAGCATTCCCATTAACTGTGGCTAAAGAAGTTTTCAAAGTTGTGAGAAAGTATGCTCCACAGGACTTTATTATTGGTTATCGGATTAGTCCAGAAGAAATTAATCCAGGTAATGTAGGTTATACCTGGCACGAATCAACAAAATTAATTAATGATTTAACAAATAATTTTGACTTTGACTATATTCATTTATCATTACCGGACTATAAGGCAAAACCGAAAGACTCTGATAAAACATTTGCAGCATTATTTAAACCGGTAATTGGAAAAGAGACAAAATTAATTATTGTGGGAGACGTAATGAGTCAAGAAACAGCTGAAGATGCCTTAAAATACACTGATTTAGTAGCTGCTGGGAGGGCCCAAATAATTGATGCTAATTTTGCGGCAAAAGTGGTTGCAGGTAAAGGAGATAAAGTAATTACTGAGTTGTCAGATGAAGAAGAAAAAGAGCAAGCTTTAACGCCAGGCTTACGTGAAGTAATGGATAAGCAGACTAAGCGTCCTAATTTTGCAAAGATGTTGCAGGGACTTGATTATAGTAAGGCGATTAAAGTTAAATAAAGATAGGATGTTAAAGGTGGAAATTTATTTCTGCCTTTTTCTATAATCCTTTGAAAAATAGAAGGGCATGACAATGAAGAGTAAAGAGCAAATAATAAAAAGATATTTTAACTCGTGGATTGTTCCAAACTTTGAAGATTTTGAAGATACTTTCAATAAAAATGCTAGTTATAGTGAATGTTATGGGCCAATCTATAGAAATAAAGCTGAAATTATAGCTTGGTATAAAGATTGGAATAAGAATGGGCAAGTATTGGAATGGCCAATTAAGAATATTTGGATTGATAAGGAGATAGCTTTTGTTGAGTGGTATTTTAAATGTAATTATAAGAGTAGAATTAGTGAGTTTGATGGTGTATCAATTATTAAATTTGATGAAGCAAATAAGATAATTTCTGTGAAAGAGTTTCAATCAGATTCTAGGCATGTTTATCCGTATGAAAATAAGACTTCTGCTTTAGTCTAGGGTAGAAGTATTATTTACTATATTCACTTTTGATTTTTCTAAGTGTGTCAATTAATTCGTGATCTGTTCCATTTTTTACAATAAAATCAAAAACAGGATCATAATTAAGAACTGGAATAAGGAGTTCGGGATTTAGATCAGGAAG encodes:
- a CDS encoding nuclear transport factor 2 family protein codes for the protein MKSKEQIIKRYFNSWIVPNFEDFEDTFNKNASYSECYGPIYRNKAEIIAWYKDWNKNGQVLEWPIKNIWIDKEIAFVEWYFKCNYKSRISEFDGVSIIKFDEANKIISVKEFQSDSRHVYPYENKTSALV
- a CDS encoding NADH-dependent flavin oxidoreductase; its protein translation is MKKLSDKVTFKHGAVINNRMVQPPMLTNSGLNGMVSEDTISYWKARANSAGLVISEYNYVSPAGGPAITWADNRTQLAVYDDKFLPGLTKMAKTMKSGGNKALLQIAHTGREANYRAHLGLPVYAPDSANYPFLPYGVQAFTTEQVEQVVKDFGRATKRAIEAGFDGVEIHGANHYLIQQFFSRFSNHRQDKWGDYEAFPLTVAKEVFKVVRKYAPQDFIIGYRISPEEINPGNVGYTWHESTKLINDLTNNFDFDYIHLSLPDYKAKPKDSDKTFAALFKPVIGKETKLIIVGDVMSQETAEDALKYTDLVAAGRAQIIDANFAAKVVAGKGDKVITELSDEEEKEQALTPGLREVMDKQTKRPNFAKMLQGLDYSKAIKVK